The Staphylococcus carnosus genome has a segment encoding these proteins:
- a CDS encoding APC family permease: MSNQNELKRNLGFFSAISIVMGTVIGAGVFFKVSSVVEVTGSTSMAMFVWLLGGLVTICAGLTAAELAAAIPETGGLITYIEYTYGSFWGYLSGWAQAFIYFPANIAALAIVFATQLINLFHLKAGWIVPIAILTALSIYFINCLGSKAGGMLQSITLVIKLIPIILIVVVGLFQDSNVDFSLLPLQAGEHQGFFTALGAGLLATMFAYDGWMHVGTIAGELKNPKRDLPGAITIGLGAVMVVYLLINAAFLMTLPISEISGNLNAASEASVRIFGDGGGKIVTIGIMVSVYGALNGYLMTGMRVPYAMAERNRLPFRNFFLKLTPGQAPWAAGLVQQIIAYIMMSLGAFDTITNMLVFVIWTFYSMSFLAVMILRKREPDMERPYKVPLYPVIPLIALVAGIFVLINTLFTQTLLAVIGIIITLLGIPIYFYKKKQEEREGIK; the protein is encoded by the coding sequence ATGAGTAATCAAAATGAGTTGAAACGTAATCTCGGATTCTTCTCAGCCATTTCCATCGTAATGGGAACGGTCATCGGAGCAGGTGTGTTCTTCAAAGTATCAAGTGTAGTTGAAGTAACCGGTTCTACAAGTATGGCTATGTTTGTTTGGTTATTAGGCGGACTTGTCACTATCTGTGCAGGTTTAACTGCTGCTGAACTTGCAGCAGCAATCCCTGAAACAGGTGGTTTAATCACATATATTGAATATACGTATGGTAGTTTTTGGGGTTACCTTTCAGGTTGGGCACAAGCATTTATTTACTTCCCAGCCAATATTGCTGCCTTAGCAATTGTATTTGCAACACAGTTAATTAATTTATTCCATCTGAAAGCAGGATGGATTGTTCCAATAGCAATATTAACAGCGCTCTCTATTTATTTTATTAACTGCTTAGGATCTAAAGCAGGCGGAATGCTGCAATCCATTACATTGGTCATCAAATTGATACCTATTATTTTGATTGTGGTTGTCGGTTTATTCCAAGATAGTAACGTAGATTTCTCACTACTTCCACTTCAAGCAGGTGAGCATCAAGGTTTCTTCACTGCTTTAGGTGCAGGTTTACTTGCGACAATGTTCGCATATGATGGTTGGATGCACGTTGGTACAATTGCAGGAGAATTAAAAAATCCTAAACGAGATTTACCAGGTGCAATTACAATCGGTTTAGGTGCTGTCATGGTTGTTTATTTATTAATCAATGCAGCATTCTTAATGACATTGCCGATCTCAGAAATTAGCGGTAATTTAAATGCAGCGAGTGAAGCATCAGTAAGAATCTTCGGCGATGGCGGAGGTAAAATTGTAACGATTGGTATTATGGTATCGGTATATGGTGCACTAAATGGTTATTTAATGACAGGAATGCGTGTGCCATATGCAATGGCTGAACGTAATCGTTTGCCATTCCGTAACTTCTTCTTAAAATTAACACCAGGACAAGCACCATGGGCTGCTGGTCTTGTACAACAAATCATCGCCTATATTATGATGTCATTAGGTGCATTCGATACAATTACAAACATGTTAGTATTTGTCATTTGGACATTCTACTCAATGTCATTCTTAGCAGTAATGATTTTACGTAAAAGAGAACCGGACATGGAACGACCTTACAAAGTACCTTTATACCCAGTCATTCCGCTGATTGCTTTGGTTGCTGGTATTTTCGTACTTATCAATACACTATTTACGCAAACATTGCTTGCTGTGATAGGTATTATTATTACATTACTAGGTATCCCGATTTACTTTTACAAAAAGAAACAAGAAGAACGTGAAGGTATAAAATAA
- a CDS encoding ketopantoate reductase family protein — protein sequence MKVAVAGAGAMGGRVGTQIQQAGYDVTFIDYWEEHVEAVKEKGFEIQTENETYNVSATMIYPSDVTGPFDLVIILTKAMRSEEMLRDLKQYGAINENTSVLTLMNGLGHDERFVKIIPEEQVYLAVTVWTAGLRGPGQLLLEGTGAIEFQRVDGKVTERTYEIQKVFEEAGLNATISDNVMVSVWNKAALNSVINPLCTILDKTIAEFAEYDQAHEMIVPIIEEIVDVGTARGVDLNFDTIVNKIESTYPVEAQGLHHPSMHQDLYSGRLTEVDYLNGQIEAYGKELKIPTPNNTLLKHLVHQLELKFAQE from the coding sequence ATGAAAGTAGCAGTAGCTGGTGCCGGAGCCATGGGCGGACGTGTCGGTACTCAAATACAACAAGCAGGGTATGACGTAACTTTTATTGATTACTGGGAAGAGCATGTGGAAGCTGTAAAAGAAAAAGGGTTTGAAATTCAAACTGAAAACGAAACTTATAATGTCTCTGCGACAATGATTTATCCAAGTGATGTAACAGGGCCTTTTGATTTAGTCATCATTTTAACCAAAGCAATGCGCTCAGAGGAAATGCTTCGCGATTTGAAACAATATGGTGCTATCAATGAAAACACTTCTGTTTTAACGTTGATGAATGGATTAGGACATGATGAGCGTTTTGTTAAAATTATTCCAGAAGAACAAGTATATCTAGCAGTGACAGTTTGGACGGCAGGTCTTAGAGGACCTGGACAATTGTTATTAGAGGGCACAGGTGCAATTGAATTCCAACGTGTAGATGGCAAAGTAACAGAAAGAACTTATGAAATACAAAAGGTATTTGAAGAAGCAGGATTAAACGCGACAATAAGTGATAACGTTATGGTTTCAGTATGGAATAAAGCGGCACTAAACAGCGTTATCAATCCTTTATGTACAATTTTAGATAAAACAATTGCGGAATTTGCCGAATATGATCAAGCGCATGAAATGATTGTTCCGATCATAGAAGAAATTGTGGACGTAGGTACTGCAAGAGGTGTGGACTTAAACTTCGATACAATTGTGAATAAAATTGAAAGCACTTATCCAGTAGAAGCACAAGGATTACATCATCCATCAATGCATCAAGATTTATATTCAGGTCGTTTAACTGAAGTTGATTATCTGAATGGTCAAATCGAAGCATATGGTAAAGAACTGAAAATACCTACACCGAATAATACATTGTTAAAACATTTAGTCCACCAGTTAGAATTAAAATTTGCTCAAGAATAA
- a CDS encoding aldehyde dehydrogenase family protein yields the protein MSVNARDYIQDSYDLFINGEFVPSDSGETLEVTNPANGEVLTKVAKAGDKDVDKAVKAAQTAFNSWGKTPKEERVKLLRKIGDKILEQKDRLAMIETLNNGKPIRETSTIDVPLAARHFEYFASVIDTDEGTVNDMSEDIMSIVRHEPIGVVGAVVAWNFPLLLASWKLAPALAAGNTVVIQPSSSTPLSLIEVAKIFQEVLPDGVVNILTGKGSESGNAIFNHEDVSKLSFTGSTDVGYQVAEAAAKRIVPATLELGGKSANIILDDANLDVAVEGIQLGILFNQGEVCSAGSRLLVQEGIYDELMKRLKDVFSHLKVGDPTDENVQMGSQTGEAQMEKIQGYLDFAKDSGAEIVTGGHRITDGELSKGYFFQPTIIAVENNDNKLAQEEIFGPVLTVIKVRDDDEAVRIANDSEYGLAGGVFSQNINRALNIARNVQTGRVWVNTYNQVPEGAPFGGYKKSGIGRETYKAALKNYQQVKNIYIDTSNKPKGLYESGQSDVLDHDDHKF from the coding sequence ATGAGTGTAAATGCAAGAGATTATATCCAAGATAGTTATGATTTATTTATTAATGGTGAGTTTGTTCCAAGTGATTCTGGAGAAACACTTGAAGTTACAAACCCTGCAAATGGTGAAGTATTAACTAAAGTTGCTAAAGCAGGAGATAAAGATGTAGATAAAGCAGTTAAAGCTGCACAAACTGCATTTAACAGCTGGGGTAAAACGCCGAAAGAAGAACGTGTGAAATTACTTCGTAAAATCGGCGACAAAATATTGGAACAAAAAGATCGTTTAGCGATGATTGAAACTTTAAACAACGGTAAACCAATCCGTGAAACTTCAACTATTGATGTTCCGCTTGCAGCACGTCATTTTGAATATTTTGCAAGTGTCATTGATACTGATGAAGGTACGGTTAATGATATGAGCGAAGACATCATGAGTATTGTTCGACATGAACCTATTGGTGTAGTAGGTGCTGTAGTAGCATGGAACTTCCCATTATTATTAGCTTCATGGAAATTAGCACCAGCATTAGCTGCTGGTAATACAGTTGTAATTCAACCATCATCTTCTACACCATTAAGCTTAATTGAAGTAGCTAAAATTTTCCAAGAAGTATTACCGGATGGTGTAGTTAATATCTTAACAGGTAAAGGTTCTGAATCAGGTAATGCTATCTTCAATCATGAAGATGTTTCTAAATTATCATTCACTGGTTCAACAGATGTAGGTTATCAAGTTGCAGAAGCTGCAGCAAAACGTATTGTACCTGCAACATTAGAACTTGGCGGAAAATCAGCTAATATTATTTTAGATGATGCCAACTTAGATGTAGCTGTTGAAGGTATCCAATTAGGTATCTTATTCAACCAAGGTGAAGTCTGCAGTGCCGGATCAAGATTACTTGTTCAAGAAGGTATTTATGATGAATTGATGAAACGCTTGAAAGATGTCTTCAGTCATTTGAAAGTCGGAGATCCTACAGATGAAAATGTACAAATGGGTTCTCAAACTGGGGAAGCACAAATGGAAAAAATTCAAGGTTATTTAGACTTTGCCAAAGATTCAGGTGCTGAAATCGTTACAGGCGGTCATCGTATTACTGACGGTGAATTAAGCAAAGGCTATTTCTTCCAACCTACAATTATTGCTGTAGAAAACAATGACAATAAATTAGCGCAAGAAGAAATCTTCGGACCTGTGTTAACAGTTATCAAAGTGAGAGATGACGATGAAGCTGTACGTATTGCAAATGATTCTGAATATGGCTTAGCTGGCGGTGTATTCTCTCAAAACATCAACCGTGCTTTAAATATTGCACGTAATGTACAAACTGGTCGTGTTTGGGTAAACACTTATAATCAAGTACCAGAAGGTGCACCATTCGGCGGTTATAAAAAATCTGGTATCGGCAGAGAAACTTATAAAGCTGCATTGAAAAATTATCAACAAGTTAAAAACATCTATATTGATACAAGTAATAAACCAAAAGGTTTATATGAATCAGGACAAAGTGATGTTCTAGATCATGATGATCATAAATTTTAA
- a CDS encoding aldehyde dehydrogenase family protein translates to MSVNARDYIQDSYDLFINGEFVPSESGETLEVTNPSNGEVLTKIARATEKDVDKAVEAAQTAFESWSKTPKEERVRMLREIGDKLLERKDHFAMVETLDNGKAIRETSTTDIPLAARHYQYFASFIDTDEGTVNDMSEDIMSIIPHEAVGVVGAVVAWNFPMLLATWKVAPALAAGDTVVLQLSSSTPLSMIEMAKIFQEVLPDGVVNVVTGKGSESGNAIFNHEGVDKLSFTGSTDVGYKVAEAAAKRIVPATLELGGKSANIILDDANLDLAIEGIQLGILFNQGEVCSAGSRLVVQEDIYDELIPRLKDAFESVKVGDPTDENTQMGSQTGQAQIDKIQSYIDYAKESGAEILTGGHRLTEGDLSKGHFFEPTLIAVDSSDDKLAQEEIFGPVLTIIKVKDDDEAIKVANNSDYGLAGGVFTENINRALTIARAVRTGRMWVNTYDQVPEGAPFGGYKKSGIGRETYKGALRNYQQVKNIFIDTSNKTKGLYDTQ, encoded by the coding sequence ATGAGTGTAAATGCAAGAGATTATATCCAAGATAGTTATGATTTATTTATTAATGGTGAGTTTGTACCGAGCGAATCAGGTGAAACATTAGAAGTAACAAATCCATCAAACGGAGAAGTATTAACAAAAATAGCAAGAGCAACTGAAAAAGATGTAGATAAAGCAGTTGAAGCAGCACAGACAGCTTTTGAGAGTTGGAGTAAAACACCAAAAGAAGAACGCGTACGTATGTTGCGTGAAATTGGTGATAAATTATTAGAACGTAAAGACCATTTTGCGATGGTGGAAACATTAGATAATGGTAAAGCAATTCGTGAAACTTCAACAACTGATATTCCGCTTGCAGCACGTCATTATCAATACTTTGCAAGCTTTATAGATACAGATGAAGGTACTGTGAATGACATGAGTGAGGATATCATGAGTATTATCCCTCACGAAGCAGTAGGGGTTGTAGGTGCAGTAGTTGCTTGGAACTTCCCAATGTTATTAGCTACTTGGAAAGTAGCACCCGCTTTAGCTGCTGGTGATACAGTAGTACTTCAACTATCATCATCAACTCCATTAAGTATGATTGAAATGGCTAAAATCTTCCAAGAAGTATTGCCAGATGGCGTAGTAAACGTTGTTACAGGTAAAGGTTCTGAATCAGGAAATGCTATTTTCAATCATGAAGGCGTAGATAAATTATCATTCACTGGTTCTACTGATGTAGGTTACAAAGTTGCAGAAGCTGCAGCAAAACGCATTGTACCTGCTACTTTAGAACTTGGTGGTAAATCAGCTAATATAATTTTAGATGATGCCAACTTAGATTTAGCTATAGAAGGTATCCAATTAGGTATCTTATTCAACCAAGGTGAAGTCTGCAGTGCAGGCTCAAGATTAGTTGTTCAAGAAGATATTTACGATGAACTGATTCCACGTCTGAAAGATGCATTTGAAAGTGTTAAAGTTGGGGATCCTACAGATGAAAATACACAAATGGGTTCTCAAACAGGACAAGCACAAATTGATAAAATTCAAAGTTATATAGATTATGCTAAAGAATCAGGCGCTGAAATTTTAACAGGTGGCCATCGTCTTACTGAAGGCGATTTAAGTAAAGGTCATTTCTTTGAACCTACACTTATTGCTGTTGATAGCAGCGATGACAAATTAGCACAAGAAGAAATTTTCGGACCTGTATTAACAATAATTAAAGTCAAAGATGATGATGAAGCTATTAAAGTTGCTAACAACTCTGATTATGGTTTAGCTGGTGGTGTATTCACAGAAAATATCAACCGCGCACTTACTATTGCTCGTGCAGTAAGAACTGGACGTATGTGGGTCAACACTTATGATCAAGTACCAGAAGGCGCACCATTCGGCGGGTATAAAAAATCAGGTATCGGCAGAGAAACTTATAAAGGCGCTTTAAGAAACTATCAACAAGTTAAAAATATCTTTATTGATACTAGCAATAAAACTAAAGGATTATATGATACACAATAA
- a CDS encoding glycosyltransferase — protein sequence MSKVRMLIPCFNEEDVINYTYKELTKVLARDSELHHYDYDLLFIDDGSKDRTIDIIKDYSQQDEKVKYISFSRNFGKEAAMFAGLENSQDVDAVIILDGDLQHPPELIPQMIKKYLEDGTDQVIAKRNRDGEKASRKLMTKCYYKLVNRFVDVPIEDGVGDFRLLSQRVVRSLAELDEAQRFSKGLFSWVGYPTETIEYKNQERVAGDSKWYFFKLLDYGVDGVISFNNKPLRTIMYFGMGIFGISILYLLVNFILILINGVDSPGYFTTIFAVLFLGSIQLISIGIIGEYIGRIYYEVKNRPKYLKQDTNLNDEKGRQNVASIQSTNRDYRDNHKVEPLHHAMSKPKDYVPYQANRDDREELDKEEKANQARRIKEMNL from the coding sequence ATGAGTAAAGTAAGAATGCTAATCCCATGTTTTAATGAAGAAGATGTCATTAATTATACTTATAAAGAATTAACGAAAGTTTTAGCTAGAGACTCTGAACTCCATCATTACGACTATGACTTGTTATTTATTGATGACGGTAGCAAGGATAGAACGATAGATATTATCAAGGATTACAGTCAACAAGATGAGAAGGTAAAGTATATATCTTTCAGCCGTAATTTTGGTAAAGAAGCGGCAATGTTTGCGGGTTTAGAAAATAGCCAAGATGTGGATGCCGTTATAATTTTAGATGGTGATTTACAACATCCTCCTGAACTTATTCCGCAGATGATTAAGAAATATTTAGAAGATGGAACAGACCAAGTCATTGCCAAACGTAATCGTGATGGAGAAAAAGCCTCACGAAAATTGATGACTAAATGTTATTACAAATTAGTCAATCGTTTTGTTGATGTGCCGATTGAAGATGGTGTCGGAGATTTTAGATTATTAAGCCAACGTGTTGTGCGTTCTCTAGCTGAACTGGATGAAGCACAACGTTTTTCTAAAGGTCTTTTTTCGTGGGTAGGATATCCTACTGAAACTATTGAATACAAGAATCAAGAGCGTGTAGCTGGAGATTCAAAATGGTATTTCTTTAAGCTGTTAGATTATGGTGTCGATGGTGTGATTTCATTTAATAACAAACCACTGCGCACAATTATGTATTTCGGTATGGGAATTTTTGGTATCAGTATTCTCTACCTTCTAGTGAACTTTATTTTGATTCTTATAAATGGCGTAGATTCTCCAGGTTATTTTACAACTATTTTTGCAGTGCTTTTCTTAGGAAGTATTCAATTAATTTCTATTGGTATTATAGGCGAATATATTGGACGTATTTACTATGAAGTCAAAAATCGACCTAAGTATTTAAAACAAGACACAAACTTGAATGATGAGAAAGGCAGACAAAATGTAGCGAGTATTCAATCTACAAATCGAGATTATAGAGATAATCATAAAGTTGAACCTTTACATCATGCAATGTCTAAGCCTAAAGATTATGTTCCTTATCAAGCGAATCGAGATGATCGCGAAGAACTAGACAAAGAAGAAAAGGCAAATCAAGCACGTCGAATTAAAGAAATGAATCTATAG
- a CDS encoding FAD-dependent oxidoreductase has product MKYVVVGTSHAGYAAIQTLLISDPEAQIEVFESASSPSFLSCGIQSYLEDIAPSLQSLHYADAESLKSQGVNLHLETTVTDLDTKNKTVTVEKDGNQSEVSYDKLFLSPGGVPNEPPIDGINDYNNVLFMRGEEWAGKIKERMQNAKKAIVVGGGYIGIEAAEAFTKAGIDTTIMDDGDRIIKTYLDKEFTDILEKISAEHGLKFKGNENVKALKADDNNNVTGVVTDSGEYEADTVLFAVGVNPATDWLDGKVELGKKGIIKINERLETSEEDVYASGDATLIPYAPIHEERYIALATNSRRQGYVAARNMAGKEMKMPRVSGTSGLALFDYKFGQTGVHETEADSYDGNLGAKYIEVPVRPKFRQDDTKVHLKIIYDEDTHRILGGQIMSTEDLVESINTISVAVNAGWTLEDLALVDFFFQPDFDRPWNYLNVLAQSALGDDVFPEDKQLF; this is encoded by the coding sequence ATGAAATACGTTGTAGTCGGAACATCACATGCAGGTTATGCTGCAATTCAAACATTATTAATTTCAGATCCAGAAGCACAAATCGAAGTGTTTGAAAGTGCATCTTCTCCGTCATTCTTATCTTGCGGTATTCAAAGCTATTTAGAAGACATCGCACCTTCATTACAATCATTGCATTATGCAGATGCTGAGTCGCTTAAAAGCCAAGGCGTAAACTTGCATTTAGAAACAACAGTGACAGATTTAGATACCAAAAATAAAACAGTGACTGTTGAAAAAGATGGTAATCAATCCGAAGTTTCTTATGATAAGTTATTCTTAAGCCCAGGCGGCGTCCCAAATGAACCTCCAATCGACGGTATAAATGATTATAACAATGTATTATTTATGCGCGGCGAAGAATGGGCAGGTAAAATTAAAGAACGTATGCAAAATGCTAAAAAAGCCATTGTAGTTGGCGGCGGTTATATCGGCATTGAAGCTGCAGAAGCATTTACTAAAGCCGGAATTGATACAACAATTATGGATGATGGCGACCGCATTATCAAAACTTATCTAGACAAAGAATTCACTGATATCTTAGAAAAAATTTCTGCTGAACATGGATTAAAATTCAAAGGCAACGAAAACGTAAAAGCTTTAAAAGCTGATGACAATAATAATGTAACAGGTGTTGTAACTGATAGCGGTGAATACGAAGCCGATACAGTATTATTCGCTGTTGGTGTTAATCCTGCTACAGATTGGTTAGATGGCAAAGTAGAATTAGGTAAGAAAGGTATTATCAAAATTAATGAACGTTTAGAAACATCAGAAGAAGATGTTTATGCAAGCGGGGATGCCACATTAATTCCTTACGCACCAATTCATGAAGAACGTTATATTGCTCTTGCAACAAACTCACGTCGTCAAGGTTATGTTGCAGCTCGCAATATGGCCGGTAAAGAAATGAAAATGCCGCGCGTTTCAGGTACATCTGGTCTAGCTTTATTCGATTATAAATTTGGACAAACAGGTGTGCATGAAACAGAAGCAGATAGTTATGATGGCAATTTAGGTGCAAAATATATCGAAGTGCCAGTTCGTCCTAAATTCAGACAAGATGATACAAAAGTACATCTTAAAATCATTTATGATGAAGATACTCATCGTATTTTAGGCGGACAAATCATGAGCACAGAAGATTTAGTAGAATCCATTAATACAATTTCAGTAGCGGTCAATGCTGGATGGACATTAGAAGATCTTGCATTAGTCGATTTCTTCTTCCAACCTGATTTTGATCGTCCATGGAATTATCTAAACGTACTTGCTCAAAGCGCATTAGGTGACGATGTCTTCCCTGAAGATAAACAATTATTCTAA
- a CDS encoding NAD-dependent epimerase/dehydratase family protein, translated as MSNNVIIVGGNGFVGREITMQWANRFPEADIYITSRGDRKEIQGAHLHHVQVDVNNAQSFESALYGDEVDYIITLTYGSQDAVKTVRDFAEKHNLKAIGNVGIQDFGIPEMADFVSMKQDELKTLQEGPVRVANYDATVIWSKNRNDDIGKGIKAGDFDEMPPVSVEIVAEQVIDRTTKAWRS; from the coding sequence ATGAGTAATAATGTAATCATTGTAGGCGGAAACGGATTTGTAGGTAGAGAAATCACAATGCAATGGGCAAATAGATTCCCGGAAGCTGATATTTATATTACAAGTCGCGGCGATAGAAAAGAAATTCAGGGTGCACATTTACACCATGTACAAGTCGATGTAAATAATGCTCAAAGTTTTGAAAGTGCTTTATATGGTGATGAAGTAGATTACATCATTACATTAACTTATGGCAGTCAAGATGCTGTAAAAACAGTTAGAGACTTCGCAGAAAAACATAACTTGAAAGCTATTGGAAACGTTGGTATCCAAGATTTCGGTATTCCAGAAATGGCAGATTTTGTAAGTATGAAACAAGATGAATTGAAAACATTACAAGAAGGACCAGTACGTGTTGCAAACTATGATGCTACTGTCATTTGGAGTAAAAACCGTAATGATGACATAGGTAAAGGTATTAAAGCTGGGGACTTCGATGAAATGCCTCCAGTAAGCGTAGAAATTGTAGCAGAGCAAGTGATTGATCGTACTACAAAAGCTTGGAGATCATAA
- a CDS encoding Rrf2 family transcriptional regulator produces MRVSTQFPIAVHALLMIAYFPNIRVTSDMVAESVGKNPVIIRNVYKKLKDADLLTVQRGVGTTELIRPASKITLWDIYKAVETDQIDEIFKFPETLSGVCTVGGSIRELLTIHLQEAIDELKNALSKTTVEELRFEIEAHNEKEIDFPAIVEWYKKNNFDTSFEDLDKDTIEE; encoded by the coding sequence ATGCGTGTAAGTACTCAATTCCCCATAGCGGTCCATGCATTGCTCATGATTGCCTATTTTCCTAATATACGTGTCACGAGTGATATGGTTGCAGAGAGTGTCGGTAAAAATCCTGTGATTATTAGAAATGTATATAAAAAATTAAAAGATGCAGATTTATTGACCGTTCAACGCGGTGTCGGTACAACAGAATTAATACGTCCTGCTAGTAAAATTACATTATGGGATATTTACAAAGCTGTGGAAACGGATCAGATAGATGAAATCTTTAAATTTCCAGAGACTTTATCTGGTGTATGTACTGTTGGTGGATCTATACGGGAACTACTGACGATTCATTTGCAGGAGGCAATTGATGAATTGAAAAATGCCTTATCCAAGACGACTGTTGAAGAATTACGCTTTGAAATCGAAGCACATAATGAAAAAGAAATCGATTTTCCAGCTATTGTTGAATGGTATAAGAAAAACAACTTTGATACGAGTTTTGAAGATTTGGATAAAGATACAATAGAAGAATAG
- a CDS encoding ABC transporter ATP-binding protein produces MAEMVAELEHARKVFGKQVVLEDISLELEKGQILGLIGPSGSGKTTAIKCLLGMEKLDAGEALIYDKKMPNRKVLNRIGYMGQTLALYENLSAKENLTFFGNLKGLSGKKLDSEIERYMRLVNLEGKLKDIVNTFSGGMKRRLSLAITLLAHPDLLILDEPTVGIDPSLRQSIWRELRHLSEEGQTILMTTHVMDEAERCDKVGLLVDGHIFALGTPDELKQRFDADSIEEVFLKAEEAKDNEI; encoded by the coding sequence ATGGCTGAGATGGTAGCAGAGTTAGAACATGCCCGTAAAGTATTCGGCAAACAGGTTGTATTAGAAGACATTTCTTTAGAGTTGGAAAAAGGTCAAATACTTGGACTGATTGGACCGAGTGGCTCGGGTAAAACAACTGCGATTAAATGCTTGTTAGGAATGGAAAAATTAGATGCAGGTGAAGCATTGATCTATGATAAAAAGATGCCGAATCGTAAAGTTTTGAATCGAATTGGTTACATGGGTCAAACTTTAGCGTTATATGAAAATCTAAGTGCAAAAGAAAATTTAACGTTTTTTGGTAATTTAAAAGGGCTGTCTGGAAAAAAATTGGATTCAGAAATCGAACGTTATATGAGGTTAGTTAATTTAGAAGGTAAGTTGAAAGATATTGTAAATACGTTTTCTGGAGGGATGAAACGTCGTTTATCTTTAGCGATTACCTTACTAGCGCATCCAGATTTATTAATCTTAGATGAGCCTACAGTTGGAATCGACCCAAGTTTAAGACAATCGATTTGGCGAGAGTTGCGTCATTTGTCTGAAGAAGGTCAAACTATTTTGATGACGACACATGTTATGGATGAAGCAGAACGTTGTGATAAAGTCGGTTTATTAGTGGATGGTCATATTTTTGCTTTAGGTACACCTGATGAATTAAAACAAAGATTCGATGCTGATAGTATTGAAGAAGTTTTCTTAAAAGCGGAGGAGGCGAAGGATAATGAGATTTAA
- a CDS encoding ABC transporter permease: MRFKAILVRVITDLFRDKRTLALMFIVPLLILTIMYFLFNSDTDEHMKIGFSNDVPNSVVKALPDDKTDTSTYKNVDSVKSLIERHNLDAFVEKKGDKLEVTYTNEDPSKTNAVKQMIGGALQKNKMQGILKQVNTMKAQMEKMPGSDKGAGIGKVDEGLSLKSHYLYGNADSTYFDKMFPILMGFFVFLFVFLISGIALLRERTSGTLERVLATSIKRSEIVFGYLVGYGIFAVLQTLIIVLFSIYLLKVEMAGNLGWVLLINILVAFAALAMGLFISTFANSEFQMLQFIPVIVVPQVLFSGIIPLDNVNRWIASIGYLFPLRYAGDALTKIMVKAEGIGYFWFDVCILLVFIIVFTILNIVGLKRYRKV; the protein is encoded by the coding sequence ATGAGATTTAAAGCAATTTTAGTACGAGTTATTACGGATTTATTCAGAGATAAACGTACATTGGCATTAATGTTTATTGTTCCTTTGCTGATTTTAACGATTATGTATTTCTTGTTTAATAGTGATACAGATGAACATATGAAGATAGGATTTTCAAATGACGTACCTAATAGCGTAGTGAAAGCTTTACCTGATGATAAAACTGATACATCTACATATAAAAACGTAGATTCTGTAAAATCTCTGATAGAAAGACATAATTTAGATGCTTTTGTAGAGAAGAAAGGTGACAAATTAGAAGTCACATATACCAATGAAGACCCCAGTAAAACAAATGCTGTAAAGCAGATGATTGGTGGAGCACTTCAGAAAAATAAAATGCAAGGTATTCTGAAACAAGTAAATACTATGAAAGCACAAATGGAGAAAATGCCTGGAAGTGATAAAGGTGCTGGAATAGGAAAAGTAGATGAAGGTTTATCATTGAAGTCTCATTATTTATATGGAAATGCGGATAGTACTTATTTTGATAAAATGTTCCCGATTTTAATGGGATTCTTTGTGTTCTTGTTTGTTTTCTTGATTTCTGGGATTGCCTTGTTGAGAGAAAGGACATCAGGAACGTTAGAACGTGTTTTAGCAACTTCTATTAAACGAAGTGAAATTGTATTTGGATACTTAGTGGGTTACGGTATCTTTGCTGTTTTACAAACCTTGATTATCGTTTTGTTTTCAATTTATTTATTGAAAGTGGAAATGGCAGGTAATCTTGGTTGGGTACTGTTAATTAACATATTAGTTGCTTTTGCTGCCTTAGCAATGGGATTATTTATTTCTACTTTTGCTAATTCAGAGTTTCAGATGTTGCAATTCATTCCTGTGATCGTGGTACCTCAAGTTTTATTCTCAGGTATTATTCCATTAGATAATGTAAATCGTTGGATAGCAAGTATCGGTTACTTATTCCCGCTCCGTTATGCAGGAGATGCATTGACAAAGATAATGGTAAAAGCAGAAGGAATTGGATATTTCTGGTTTGATGTTTGTATTTTATTAGTGTTTATTATAGTGTTTACAATTTTGAACATTGTAGGATTAAAACGCTATCGTAAAGTTTAA